Proteins from one Entomospira culicis genomic window:
- a CDS encoding fructose-specific PTS transporter subunit EIIC has product MHIRNMTQESLILLEHEASTRAQVLDHLADQLEKAGYISNKQQYLQDVFTREEESPTGFEQGIAIPHGRSSAVIKSGFAFMRTKKVIKDWPSLDEENQVQLIFLLAIPQEGKSNEQMKLLATLSTALLNQNFIDDLIHGTTPKEILHALDKIDIQDKHRTQSSATISQKKRVLAITACATGIAHTYMAAEALVKAGKALDIDILVEKQGANGLEDKHTQTLIAQADALIIACDIAPKEIERFVGLPYISVKVAQPLKHAEELITRVLTNPDGRVETTAMENDTDQNKKHSLLSEMMQAIMTGISYMIPVIVAAGLMMGLAKLTAMAMGQIDNMGQFLQSENAFYLLLGNLDRFGGLIFRFIYPIFGAYAAYSLADRQGIVPGFIGGSFAAGLHFSLWGISGVASGFLGAMFLGLLAGYVARFLNQHIKLSKNLVAMKPMFLIPGISVLIIFIANFYFVDPVFGALNSWMEKSIRAFDTGSELMLVAIIAAATAFDLGGPINKAAGAIAIGLAADAIFPLTGRVLAIVIPPIGLGLSTVIDKYLVGRHVYSEELRIVGSSSIILGFIAISEGAIPFMLKNPLITIPLNILGAIIGATTAVALGAVQWNPLPAIWGWPLVENLWAYLVGLLAGVLFIAISNVFVRFYLLKKFKKNQL; this is encoded by the coding sequence ATGCACATACGCAATATGACCCAAGAGAGCTTAATTCTATTAGAACATGAAGCTTCTACGCGGGCGCAAGTATTAGATCACTTAGCCGATCAACTAGAAAAAGCAGGCTATATTAGCAATAAGCAACAATATCTTCAGGATGTTTTCACGCGAGAAGAAGAGTCCCCCACCGGCTTTGAGCAAGGTATTGCCATTCCGCATGGGAGATCTTCTGCTGTAATAAAGAGCGGATTCGCCTTTATGCGCACGAAAAAAGTCATTAAAGATTGGCCTAGCTTAGACGAAGAGAACCAAGTACAACTCATCTTCTTATTAGCAATTCCTCAAGAAGGAAAAAGCAATGAGCAAATGAAACTCTTGGCAACACTCTCTACGGCATTACTCAACCAAAATTTCATCGATGATCTTATCCACGGAACGACACCCAAAGAGATTCTTCACGCACTCGATAAAATAGACATCCAAGACAAACACCGAACGCAATCATCTGCCACCATATCCCAAAAAAAACGTGTTCTAGCTATTACCGCCTGCGCTACGGGTATCGCACATACATACATGGCTGCCGAGGCGCTCGTTAAAGCAGGAAAAGCGCTCGATATAGATATACTCGTAGAAAAACAGGGCGCTAATGGCTTAGAAGATAAGCACACCCAAACTCTCATTGCACAGGCAGATGCACTCATTATTGCCTGCGACATCGCCCCCAAAGAGATCGAGCGCTTTGTGGGACTTCCCTATATATCCGTAAAGGTGGCGCAACCTCTCAAACATGCTGAAGAGTTAATCACGCGCGTACTCACCAACCCTGATGGTAGAGTAGAAACTACGGCGATGGAGAATGATACGGATCAAAACAAGAAGCACTCTTTATTAAGCGAGATGATGCAAGCCATTATGACCGGTATCTCTTACATGATTCCCGTCATTGTTGCCGCGGGGTTAATGATGGGGTTGGCAAAGCTTACGGCAATGGCTATGGGGCAAATCGATAATATGGGGCAATTTCTCCAAAGCGAGAACGCCTTTTATCTTTTACTGGGTAATCTTGATCGATTTGGTGGCTTGATTTTTCGCTTTATCTATCCTATTTTTGGTGCCTATGCCGCCTATTCTCTTGCCGATCGCCAAGGTATTGTACCGGGATTTATCGGAGGAAGCTTTGCTGCAGGACTCCACTTTAGCCTATGGGGTATTAGTGGCGTCGCCTCAGGCTTCCTCGGAGCAATGTTCTTAGGTTTACTTGCTGGATATGTTGCACGCTTTTTGAATCAACATATTAAATTAAGCAAAAATTTAGTCGCCATGAAGCCGATGTTTCTCATTCCTGGCATCTCGGTGTTGATCATCTTTATTGCGAACTTCTACTTTGTCGACCCGGTATTTGGTGCCCTCAACAGCTGGATGGAGAAATCCATTCGTGCTTTTGATACAGGCAGTGAATTAATGCTGGTAGCAATCATTGCCGCAGCCACCGCATTTGATTTAGGTGGACCTATCAATAAAGCCGCCGGAGCTATTGCCATTGGTTTAGCCGCCGATGCGATCTTTCCACTTACTGGGCGGGTATTAGCTATCGTAATTCCCCCCATCGGACTTGGACTCTCCACTGTTATCGATAAATATCTCGTAGGAAGACATGTCTACAGCGAAGAGCTACGCATCGTGGGTTCCTCATCCATTATCCTAGGATTTATCGCCATAAGTGAAGGAGCAATTCCCTTTATGTTGAAAAATCCCCTCATTACCATACCACTCAATATTCTTGGCGCCATAATCGGGGCTACTACCGCCGTAGCTTTGGGCGCAGTACAATGGAACCCCTTACCGGCAATCTGGGGATGGCCTTTGGTAGAAAACTTGTGGGCCTATCTGGTTGGCTTACTAGCAGGCGTCTTATTTATCGCCATTAGTAATGTGTTTGTTCGATTTTATCTTCTCAAAAAATTCAAAAAGAATCAACTCTAA
- a CDS encoding sugar phosphorylase, whose product MTKSTLIHALMEKLCFIYPQKTASNLQSMLEEHLAQWDNLTIHKSEAISEKNIYLIAYADSIYTKDESPFLTLNRFLEDQTANTISDIHLLPFFPFTSDDGFSVVDYLAINPAYGNWHDLQTLGKRYRLMFDFVVNHISQSSDWLKGYLAEEHPYRHYFIEKEAGFDYSCVVRPRTSPLFHAFNTNNGSKDLWTTFSQDQVDLNYHYPPLLMHMSDILLTYVERGASSIRLDAIGFLWRESGTSSLHLPQTHAIVQFWRLLLTHYAPNVQIITETNVPHQENISYFGENNEAHMVYQFALPPLVLHTFTTHNATKFNTWAKDIQAISSEATYFNFLSSHDGIGMRPVEGILSTQEIEKLVKKTLNNGGKVSYKTNSDGSQSVYELNINYHDALINDQDEDSLHVAKILNANALLLSIVGVPAIYYHSLLGSRNDYQGFLDTQINRRINRQKLEYNQLIASLQDDTRKKAIFEGILKLITIRKKHSAFSPYAQQEILQEENPAIIHLIRINTTSGERIHFLSNVSNISQFINEIPQGINLLDPKVKITNQLPAYAFLWIKE is encoded by the coding sequence ATGACTAAATCGACCCTGATACATGCATTAATGGAGAAACTATGCTTCATTTATCCACAAAAAACCGCCAGTAATCTGCAATCAATGTTAGAAGAACATCTTGCCCAATGGGACAACCTAACCATACATAAAAGTGAAGCCATCAGCGAAAAAAATATTTATCTTATTGCTTATGCTGATAGTATCTATACAAAGGATGAATCCCCGTTTCTTACCTTAAATCGGTTTTTAGAAGACCAGACAGCTAACACGATATCAGACATTCACTTACTACCCTTCTTCCCCTTTACCAGTGATGACGGGTTCTCTGTCGTAGACTATCTAGCTATTAATCCTGCGTATGGTAACTGGCACGATCTGCAAACCTTAGGGAAGCGTTATCGACTCATGTTTGATTTTGTCGTTAACCACATCTCTCAATCAAGCGATTGGCTCAAAGGTTATCTTGCCGAAGAGCATCCTTATCGCCACTATTTCATCGAGAAAGAGGCAGGTTTCGATTATAGTTGCGTTGTACGACCACGTACCTCGCCCCTCTTTCATGCCTTTAACACCAACAATGGATCGAAAGATTTATGGACAACCTTCAGTCAAGATCAAGTAGATCTCAACTATCACTATCCGCCCCTCCTCATGCATATGAGCGATATTCTCCTTACCTATGTCGAACGTGGGGCAAGCTCCATTCGCTTAGATGCGATTGGCTTTTTATGGCGAGAAAGTGGAACCTCTTCTCTTCATCTCCCACAAACCCATGCCATTGTACAATTTTGGCGTTTATTACTAACGCATTATGCACCTAATGTTCAAATTATTACCGAGACAAATGTCCCTCATCAAGAGAATATCTCTTACTTTGGAGAAAACAATGAAGCACATATGGTCTATCAATTTGCGCTACCACCCTTGGTCTTACACACGTTTACCACTCACAATGCCACCAAATTCAATACTTGGGCAAAAGACATTCAAGCGATTTCTTCTGAGGCAACCTACTTCAACTTTTTATCTAGCCATGACGGCATTGGAATGCGCCCCGTAGAAGGAATTCTCTCTACGCAGGAGATCGAAAAGCTCGTTAAAAAAACCCTAAACAATGGGGGAAAAGTCTCCTATAAAACCAATAGCGATGGTTCGCAATCAGTTTATGAGTTGAACATAAACTATCATGATGCGCTGATTAATGATCAAGACGAGGACTCTTTACATGTAGCAAAAATTCTCAATGCAAATGCCTTACTCCTTTCGATAGTGGGCGTTCCGGCGATTTACTACCATAGTCTCCTTGGTTCGCGCAATGACTATCAGGGCTTTCTGGATACACAAATTAACCGTCGCATCAATCGCCAAAAACTCGAGTATAACCAACTGATCGCCTCGCTCCAAGATGATACACGAAAAAAAGCTATTTTTGAGGGAATCCTTAAACTTATCACCATAAGAAAAAAACATAGCGCCTTTTCGCCCTACGCACAACAAGAGATTCTTCAGGAGGAAAATCCCGCCATCATCCACCTCATTCGCATCAACACAACCAGCGGTGAACGCATCCATTTCCTAAGCAACGTCTCCAATATATCCCAGTTTATAAACGAAATACCACAAGGAATCAATCTCCTCGATCCCAAAGTAAAGATCACCAATCAACTACCTGCCTATGCCTTTCTCTGGATAAAAGAGTAA
- a CDS encoding glycoside hydrolase family 38 C-terminal domain-containing protein: MKRPVHVVAHSHWDREWYFTLEDSNLILYRNLPYLLDLLESDPKFSSYTFDGQSSVIEEFLYLYPQERSRIEALVKAKRLFIGPWYTQCDTLLVHTESLIRNLLHGKRIANHLGHSMNIGYLPDVFGQHAYLPAIFLEMEIDWAILQRGIRTADLAKNLHFYWQSPDAQRIPTNNLFLGYGAGKFLQSTPSYYQETLRPMLQKLQEMNQDTPALLLPAGGDQVLARAHFPQTIEKLNSMQEEYTFILSDYETFMQESWRNNPITNIIHGELTASQRSRIHTTIKSQRYDIKYKSYQVEQLLLHQLEPLGVIASTIQIDYPKTLIDQIWRKLFDAQSHDSLGGCNSDETNDQIIHRLDQAKRLCDGAINLLKKEISHAISPPNQQMFLLFFTHASASAQHHKLTLFSEHRHIHIKDLQQHPLSFETIQVKEISGGSKIVSTAQGDQQVHLPPYYRHTLLLKLDYPSQIGYTSYLIEQNTQPRATPLANNSKPIIENTYYRIELQNHSLSLFDKKNHQHLSNFIHFQDEEDTGDSYDFAPANSPKSTLSQDYHYQQSIHLKEMQSLTLCHTIQTFDNQSIQASTTLTLYADNPLLEITHTIDNTASNHRLRAIIHSNLTATASYSDQGFSFLERPLTQIDQENWQALGYVEAPQAIYGLENMLYVQQEKNMCSIFTQGIKEYSLLEDKQSIALTLFRSVGLLGKDDLSIRPGRASGINNTVVYTPHAQLHQRMEFHYAVSWQHHSIRDLYTNLHRYRQPLTSYQIQTLNSLKERIDRFEIPLKESNQPNKRTLLTLHNNAIIMNLCKPSEENPQDIVIRLFNPTAQTQITSIDHSLGKIYLCNLLEKELREIEQIEISPFSFCTIKIIPKESHHD, encoded by the coding sequence ATGAAAAGACCTGTCCACGTTGTTGCACACTCGCATTGGGATAGAGAGTGGTACTTTACGCTAGAGGACTCGAACCTTATTTTGTATCGAAATTTACCTTATCTGTTAGATCTGCTAGAAAGCGATCCAAAATTTAGTTCTTATACATTTGATGGACAAAGTTCGGTTATAGAAGAATTTTTATACCTCTACCCCCAAGAGCGATCCCGTATAGAAGCTCTCGTGAAAGCCAAGCGCCTTTTTATCGGCCCTTGGTACACCCAGTGCGACACGCTCCTTGTTCACACCGAGTCGCTCATTCGAAACCTGCTACACGGCAAAAGAATCGCGAACCATCTAGGGCACAGCATGAATATTGGTTATCTCCCTGATGTCTTTGGTCAACATGCTTACTTACCTGCCATATTCCTAGAAATGGAAATAGATTGGGCAATTTTGCAACGCGGAATTCGTACGGCAGATTTAGCAAAAAATCTCCATTTCTATTGGCAATCTCCCGATGCGCAACGCATCCCCACGAACAATCTCTTTTTAGGCTATGGGGCTGGTAAATTCTTACAAAGTACCCCCTCCTACTATCAAGAAACGCTTCGCCCTATGCTTCAAAAACTCCAAGAGATGAACCAAGATACGCCAGCACTCCTGCTTCCTGCCGGTGGCGATCAAGTTTTGGCAAGAGCTCACTTTCCCCAAACCATTGAAAAACTCAACAGCATGCAAGAAGAGTATACCTTCATCTTGAGCGATTACGAAACATTCATGCAGGAGAGTTGGCGTAATAATCCGATCACGAATATTATTCATGGCGAACTTACAGCATCCCAACGCTCGCGCATTCATACAACCATTAAGTCGCAACGCTATGACATTAAATATAAGAGCTATCAAGTGGAACAACTTCTTCTACACCAACTAGAACCACTAGGGGTCATCGCCAGCACCATTCAGATCGACTATCCCAAAACACTCATCGATCAAATTTGGCGAAAACTCTTTGACGCACAATCTCACGATAGCTTAGGTGGCTGTAATAGCGATGAGACAAATGATCAAATCATACATCGACTCGATCAGGCCAAGCGTCTCTGCGACGGCGCGATTAATCTCCTGAAAAAAGAGATAAGCCATGCAATATCGCCACCAAATCAACAGATGTTTCTTCTCTTCTTTACACACGCTAGTGCAAGTGCACAACATCACAAACTCACCCTCTTTAGCGAACATCGTCATATTCATATCAAAGATCTTCAGCAACACCCACTATCCTTTGAAACCATCCAGGTAAAAGAGATCAGTGGCGGTAGCAAAATCGTTAGCACCGCACAAGGCGATCAACAAGTACATCTTCCGCCCTACTACCGCCATACATTACTACTCAAACTCGATTACCCATCCCAGATTGGCTATACGAGCTATCTCATCGAACAGAATACTCAACCAAGAGCCACTCCACTAGCTAACAATTCCAAACCAATCATAGAAAATACTTACTATCGTATTGAACTACAAAATCATTCGCTCTCTCTATTTGATAAGAAAAATCATCAACACCTAAGCAATTTTATCCACTTTCAAGATGAAGAGGATACTGGGGACTCTTACGACTTCGCCCCAGCTAACTCACCAAAGAGCACCCTTTCTCAGGATTATCATTATCAACAGTCAATCCACTTAAAAGAGATGCAATCACTCACTCTCTGCCATACCATTCAAACATTCGACAATCAATCCATTCAAGCTAGCACCACGCTCACCCTCTATGCAGATAATCCCCTCCTAGAAATTACCCACACCATCGACAATACAGCATCTAACCATCGTCTACGTGCCATTATTCATAGTAATCTCACCGCCACTGCCAGCTACAGCGATCAAGGCTTTAGCTTTTTAGAACGTCCTCTCACCCAAATCGATCAAGAAAATTGGCAAGCTCTAGGCTACGTAGAAGCACCACAAGCCATCTATGGCTTAGAAAATATGCTCTATGTTCAACAAGAAAAGAACATGTGTAGTATCTTTACACAAGGCATCAAAGAGTACTCCCTCTTAGAGGATAAGCAAAGCATCGCTCTTACGCTATTTCGCAGTGTAGGATTACTCGGCAAAGACGATTTATCCATCCGCCCTGGACGGGCCAGTGGCATCAATAATACTGTCGTATACACCCCCCATGCGCAACTGCACCAACGTATGGAATTCCACTATGCCGTGAGTTGGCAACACCATAGTATTCGCGATCTGTATACTAACCTCCATCGCTACCGACAGCCTCTTACGAGTTATCAAATACAAACGCTCAATTCACTGAAAGAACGTATCGATCGCTTTGAAATTCCGCTAAAAGAGAGCAATCAGCCCAACAAGAGAACGCTATTAACTTTACACAATAACGCTATCATCATGAATCTCTGTAAACCTAGCGAAGAGAATCCGCAAGACATCGTCATCCGACTCTTTAACCCAACAGCACAAACGCAAATCACCTCAATAGATCATTCGCTAGGTAAAATCTATCTATGCAATCTCTTAGAAAAAGAGTTAAGAGAGATCGAACAGATAGAAATTTCACCCTTTAGCTTTTGTACAATCAAAATCATTCCTAAGGAGAGTCATCATGACTAA
- a CDS encoding aromatic ring-hydroxylating oxygenase subunit alpha translates to MNINRWYAVLSAEEIKYKKPLLKRRFGEEILFFRQKDKTIVALDNKCPHRGASLAHGELTEQNEIACPFHAIRFNQEGKATAIPANGLSAEVPKNMCVKSWPVQEAHGFIWLWYGEALEHYPPVPWFENLPDTMPYRESTHLWNCHYTRCIENQLDFAHVPIVHKKTIGRGNKTVIDMPMLEKNERGFLTKTDFHQDTGQVVDHKKHPAHDFSRFHLEFVWPNIWQNYLYNKARAVLAFSPIDEHHTLIYMRYYHEIPLFGSIVRHFGLQFSQKILQEDHDVVMTQRPDKSDYHMGEILLPQESPIILYRKGREEQQLY, encoded by the coding sequence AGAGATTCTATTTTTTAGACAAAAAGATAAAACGATCGTCGCCCTAGACAATAAATGTCCTCACCGTGGAGCAAGCCTTGCTCATGGAGAACTCACCGAACAGAATGAAATCGCCTGTCCTTTTCACGCCATTCGCTTTAATCAAGAGGGCAAGGCAACTGCCATTCCCGCCAATGGATTGTCCGCCGAAGTTCCCAAAAACATGTGCGTTAAATCGTGGCCGGTGCAAGAAGCCCACGGTTTTATCTGGCTATGGTACGGCGAAGCGTTAGAACATTATCCACCCGTACCGTGGTTCGAAAACCTCCCCGATACCATGCCCTACCGTGAGTCTACACATTTGTGGAATTGCCACTATACACGTTGTATAGAGAATCAACTAGATTTTGCCCATGTGCCTATTGTCCATAAAAAGACGATTGGACGCGGAAATAAAACCGTCATCGACATGCCTATGCTCGAAAAAAATGAAAGAGGCTTTCTCACCAAGACCGATTTTCATCAAGATACCGGACAAGTTGTCGATCACAAAAAGCATCCTGCGCACGACTTCTCGCGCTTTCATCTTGAGTTTGTCTGGCCCAACATCTGGCAAAATTATCTCTACAACAAAGCGCGCGCCGTTCTCGCCTTTAGCCCCATCGACGAACATCACACCCTCATTTACATGCGCTACTACCACGAAATTCCCTTATTTGGCTCCATCGTAAGGCACTTTGGACTACAATTCAGCCAAAAGATCCTCCAAGAAGATCACGACGTCGTGATGACCCAACGCCCCGACAAAAGCGATTATCATATGGGTGAAATTCTCCTACCGCAAGAGAGCCCCATTATTCTCTATCGTAAAGGCAGGGAAGAGCAACAATTATATTAA
- a CDS encoding MurR/RpiR family transcriptional regulator produces the protein MSEDLLHLLLERLEQEKRLQLSFSEEEILRAFFTHLPTSVHWTMKELTNHATVSIASISRLITKLNLHSYKEMQLALELFYQEVKESVLPKSTHRNPITEEITRIQSITKTNLDHFVKDLKNAPLTTFLTMLKESQFTIILSVGFSQFASDYLAYSLQIQGVNIQSVSMNLPSEIYWTLLKKCDLIIVISRSATTPSIKKKLEEAQSFKIPLVVITGNPKGTYAQEATLVLPIYDRNPYRDQNSYSAFQLKLFYLADIIQNLC, from the coding sequence ATGTCTGAGGATCTTCTACATCTACTTTTAGAGCGCCTAGAGCAAGAAAAACGCCTGCAATTAAGTTTCAGCGAAGAGGAAATTTTGCGGGCGTTTTTCACCCATCTTCCCACCTCCGTCCACTGGACAATGAAAGAACTCACCAACCACGCAACGGTCTCCATCGCCTCCATCTCAAGACTCATCACCAAACTCAATCTCCATAGCTACAAAGAGATGCAACTTGCATTAGAGCTCTTTTATCAAGAGGTTAAAGAGAGTGTGCTACCTAAATCTACGCACCGAAATCCCATAACAGAAGAGATTACACGTATTCAAAGTATTACCAAAACCAACCTCGATCACTTCGTTAAAGATCTCAAAAATGCTCCCTTAACAACCTTTCTAACCATGCTTAAAGAGAGCCAGTTTACCATCATTTTATCGGTGGGCTTCTCACAATTTGCCTCCGACTATCTAGCCTATTCTCTACAAATTCAAGGGGTCAACATTCAATCGGTTAGCATGAACCTTCCTAGCGAAATTTATTGGACACTCCTCAAAAAGTGCGATCTCATCATCGTTATTTCGCGCTCAGCGACCACCCCTAGCATCAAAAAAAAGCTAGAAGAGGCGCAGTCCTTTAAGATTCCCTTAGTCGTTATCACAGGCAACCCCAAAGGAACCTACGCACAAGAAGCGACACTCGTACTGCCTATCTACGACCGTAATCCTTATCGCGACCAAAATTCCTATAGCGCTTTTCAGCTAAAACTCTTCTATCTTGCCGATATTATCCAAAATTTATGCTAA